Proteins encoded in a region of the Spirochaeta lutea genome:
- a CDS encoding flagellar biosynthesis anti-sigma factor FlgM, whose translation MSIERLGPLDPISTYNKNQKTQRVQRENQSDSVSVSNEARTKAELLKLDRAVREADDIRADKVDEIKKKLQDPSYIDEKMIDEVADRLLELFGIE comes from the coding sequence ATGAGTATCGAGCGTCTTGGTCCATTAGATCCCATATCTACGTACAACAAAAACCAGAAGACTCAACGGGTACAGCGGGAGAACCAATCCGATTCGGTGTCGGTTTCCAACGAGGCCCGTACGAAGGCTGAGCTCTTAAAGCTTGACCGGGCGGTGCGCGAGGCCGATGATATCCGGGCTGACAAGGTTGACGAGATAAAAAAGAAACTCCAGGATCCTTCCTATATTGATGAAAAGATGATCGACGAGGTGGCTGACCGCTTACTGGAACTCTTCGGTATCGAGTAA